A part of Thiomicrorhabdus sediminis genomic DNA contains:
- a CDS encoding glutathione S-transferase family protein: MALGLKIEQGEFKRTESTFRNWITASGESDFPAEANRYHLYVSYACPWAHRALIYLKLKGLEDIISVSVVHPVMPEESWTFAEDFAGATGDTLYGLEKLRDTYLKADPEFSGLVTVPVLWDKKQQTIVNNESSEIIRMLNNAFDAFAKHDIDLYPPHLAAQIDEINEMVYDKINNGVYKTGFASSQEIYLQAYNELFAAMDELEQLLASQRYLVGDVITEADWRLFTTLVRFDAVYYGHFKTNKKRLLDYPNLWGYTKELYQVAGIAETVNMAHIKTHYYASHRFINPTGIVPAGPELDFYAPHGRDGDYLAM; encoded by the coding sequence ATGGCTTTAGGATTAAAAATTGAGCAGGGTGAGTTCAAACGCACCGAATCAACTTTTCGAAACTGGATAACCGCTTCGGGCGAAAGCGATTTTCCGGCTGAGGCGAACCGCTACCATTTGTATGTCTCCTATGCCTGTCCTTGGGCGCATCGTGCGCTGATTTACCTAAAACTCAAAGGGCTGGAAGATATTATTTCCGTATCGGTGGTACACCCGGTTATGCCGGAAGAAAGTTGGACGTTTGCTGAAGATTTTGCCGGTGCTACCGGTGATACCCTCTATGGTTTGGAAAAACTTAGGGATACCTATCTAAAAGCGGATCCTGAATTCTCCGGTTTGGTGACCGTGCCGGTTTTATGGGACAAAAAACAACAAACCATCGTCAATAATGAATCCTCTGAAATCATTCGTATGTTAAATAACGCTTTTGACGCTTTTGCCAAGCATGATATCGATTTATACCCGCCACATTTGGCGGCGCAGATCGATGAAATCAACGAGATGGTTTATGACAAGATCAATAATGGTGTTTATAAAACGGGCTTTGCCTCCAGCCAAGAGATATATCTACAAGCCTATAATGAACTGTTCGCGGCCATGGATGAACTGGAGCAGCTCTTGGCATCGCAGCGTTATTTAGTCGGCGATGTGATCACCGAAGCCGATTGGCGCTTGTTTACCACTTTAGTGCGTTTCGATGCGGTCTATTACGGCCATTTCAAAACCAACAAGAAGCGGTTGCTCGATTATCCTAATCTGTGGGGTTATACCAAAGAGCTGTATCAAGTCGCAGGAATTGCCGAGACGGTCAATATGGCACATATCAAGACACATTATTATGCCAGTCACCGCTTTATCAATCCGACAGGCATTGTTCCGGCCGGTCCTGAGTTAGACTTTTATGCCCCACATGGTAGAGATGGCGATTATTTGGCTATGTAA
- a CDS encoding 1-aminocyclopropane-1-carboxylate deaminase/D-cysteine desulfhydrase, with protein sequence MNLAKTTIKTPLVPIEFLLPENPAESIACQIFIKREDLNHSEISGNKWHKLKHNLIRAKQLNCNQLLTFGGAFSNHIAATAAAGKEMAMPSIGIIRGDELANAPQKWSPTLLAAHKNGMRFEFVSRQTYRRREQPDYQQSLLAKYPNSYLIPEGGSNELALLGFKELMTDINQQCPDWTHLYCAVGTGATLAGIIRYANAGLDKPRARQIFGIAVLKQATYLLAPIHHWLSCSLPNMDKTSEQNDELVHWQLLTQYHGGGYGKQSDVDAQQQLAFEKQHNIPLDPVYTAKVIKAVQQEFAQNRIPPKSKVIILHSGGLQGRNPDINLKL encoded by the coding sequence ATGAATTTAGCGAAAACAACAATAAAAACGCCATTAGTCCCTATAGAATTTTTATTGCCTGAAAACCCGGCAGAAAGCATAGCTTGTCAAATATTTATCAAACGCGAAGACCTCAATCACAGCGAAATTTCCGGTAATAAATGGCACAAGCTAAAACATAACCTAATCCGCGCCAAACAATTAAATTGCAACCAACTTCTGACCTTTGGCGGCGCCTTTTCCAATCACATCGCCGCGACCGCTGCGGCAGGCAAAGAAATGGCGATGCCAAGCATTGGCATTATTCGCGGTGACGAACTTGCCAATGCTCCCCAAAAGTGGAGTCCAACCCTGCTCGCCGCACATAAAAACGGCATGCGATTTGAGTTCGTCAGCCGTCAAACCTATCGTAGGCGTGAGCAACCAGATTACCAACAGAGCTTATTGGCAAAATACCCGAACAGCTACCTGATTCCCGAGGGTGGCAGTAATGAATTGGCGCTATTGGGGTTTAAAGAGCTAATGACAGACATTAATCAACAGTGCCCGGATTGGACTCACCTCTACTGCGCGGTCGGCACAGGGGCAACGCTGGCTGGGATAATCCGTTATGCCAATGCCGGTTTAGATAAACCGAGAGCGCGCCAAATTTTTGGTATCGCCGTACTAAAACAGGCAACTTACCTGCTTGCACCAATCCATCATTGGCTGAGCTGTTCTCTACCGAATATGGATAAGACTAGCGAACAAAACGATGAGCTTGTTCACTGGCAACTGTTAACCCAATATCACGGTGGCGGCTATGGCAAACAGAGTGACGTCGACGCCCAGCAACAGCTCGCCTTTGAAAAACAACACAACATCCCGCTTGATCCAGTCTATACCGCAAAAGTGATCAAGGCCGTACAGCAAGAATTCGCACAAAACCGCATCCCGCCAAAATCAAAAGTCATTATCCTGCATAGCGGCGGTTTACAAGGCCGCAACCCTGACATTAACCTTAAGCTCTAG
- the greB gene encoding transcription elongation factor GreB, protein MNDRANLITREGRVALEKELDYLWRIERRETTQAVTEAAAHGDRSENAEYKEGKRKLREIDRRLRFLRKRLEVVKVVEYSPQQDGKVFFGAWVELENDAGDIRQYRIVGADEFNPDNNYISINSPMARALIGKQVDDEVIVNTPSGRSTWYINQIRYQTGFDQ, encoded by the coding sequence ATGAACGATAGAGCCAATCTAATTACCCGAGAAGGACGTGTTGCCCTAGAAAAGGAGCTTGACTACCTTTGGCGCATAGAGCGTAGAGAAACCACTCAAGCGGTAACCGAGGCGGCCGCTCATGGTGACCGTTCCGAAAACGCCGAATACAAAGAAGGCAAACGTAAATTGCGCGAGATAGACAGACGCTTACGTTTCCTGCGTAAACGCTTGGAAGTGGTCAAGGTGGTTGAATATTCGCCCCAACAGGACGGCAAGGTCTTTTTTGGCGCTTGGGTGGAACTGGAAAACGATGCTGGCGATATCCGACAATACCGAATTGTCGGGGCCGATGAATTCAATCCTGACAACAACTATATCAGCATCAACTCGCCTATGGCTCGGGCTTTAATCGGTAAACAGGTCGATGATGAGGTGATCGTTAATACACCCAGTGGCCGATCAACCTGGTATATCAATCAGATCCGGTATCAGACCGGGTTCGACCAATAG
- a CDS encoding sensor domain-containing diguanylate cyclase — protein MSSKMVNHTLNAILDIIREGVWDWDAKTGHVSRSPGWYRMLGYDVGSFAEDVFTWENVIHPDDYARVMEHFEAYTTGKSDLYKIEYRCKKADGDYLWIEDAAKIVDRFADGQVSRMIGAHLNIDDRIRAENDLKKKNQLLKQGNLSLEYLLEDKNAELEFSNKQLEYKIKQIETLSTTDALTKVGNRRNFEITLNNEVARAKRYHHPLSMIMLDIDFFKKINDEHGHQTGDEVLIGLAGMLKEQLRENDCIARWGGEEFVMILPETTLYQAHILSERFREMISGLHFSKGLTITCSFGVSEFEKDEETDDFFSRIDRFVYQAKERGRNCVVAA, from the coding sequence ATGAGCAGCAAAATGGTTAACCATACCCTTAATGCCATTCTGGATATTATCCGTGAAGGCGTTTGGGATTGGGATGCCAAAACCGGACATGTGTCACGCAGTCCGGGTTGGTACCGTATGCTCGGTTATGATGTCGGCAGCTTCGCTGAAGATGTCTTTACTTGGGAGAATGTTATTCATCCGGATGACTATGCAAGGGTCATGGAACACTTTGAAGCCTATACCACCGGCAAATCCGATCTTTATAAAATAGAGTACCGCTGTAAAAAAGCCGACGGCGATTATCTCTGGATAGAAGATGCGGCCAAAATCGTCGATCGTTTTGCTGACGGGCAAGTCAGCCGAATGATTGGTGCGCACCTTAATATCGATGACCGCATCCGCGCTGAAAATGATCTAAAGAAAAAAAACCAGTTACTGAAGCAAGGCAATCTGTCTTTAGAGTATCTGCTTGAAGATAAGAACGCTGAACTGGAATTCAGCAATAAGCAGCTTGAATACAAAATCAAACAGATTGAAACCCTGTCTACCACCGATGCCTTGACCAAGGTTGGTAATCGGCGCAATTTTGAAATCACCTTAAATAACGAAGTCGCTCGTGCGAAACGTTACCACCATCCGTTATCGATGATTATGCTCGATATCGATTTCTTCAAGAAAATCAATGATGAACACGGCCACCAAACGGGGGATGAGGTGTTGATCGGTTTGGCTGGAATGCTTAAAGAGCAACTAAGGGAGAACGATTGTATCGCCCGTTGGGGAGGGGAAGAGTTTGTTATGATTCTACCCGAAACCACGCTATATCAGGCTCATATCTTGTCTGAGCGTTTTCGTGAAATGATATCGGGTTTACATTTCAGTAAAGGGCTCACCATCACTTGTAGCTTTGGTGTCAGTGAATTTGAGAAAGATGAAGAAACCGATGATTTCTTTTCCCGCATTGACCGGTTTGTCTACCAAGCAAAAGAGCGCGGTCGAAACTGCGTTGTTGCCGCATAA
- a CDS encoding arylesterase — MQILFQLFSKTVLGFVLFFALLLGACSQTQLPALHQKAKVVAFGDSLTEGYGVKKGEDYPSVLGELTGLQVINEGVSGETSAQGLERMPKVLELHQPDLVILLEGGNDVLRKIPLEKTKANLAAMIGLIQDSGASVLLVGMPEKKLFGGTLPLYEELAEQYRVPLLDDVIGSLLMRASMKSDYVHFNEKGYAVLAEEIYFALQEYGALE, encoded by the coding sequence GTGCAGATTCTTTTTCAGCTCTTCTCAAAAACTGTTTTAGGTTTTGTCCTGTTTTTTGCCTTATTGCTGGGAGCTTGTTCTCAAACGCAATTACCAGCCTTGCATCAGAAGGCTAAGGTTGTCGCCTTTGGTGATAGCCTGACAGAAGGTTACGGAGTCAAGAAAGGCGAGGATTACCCGAGTGTATTGGGTGAATTGACCGGACTGCAAGTGATTAATGAAGGCGTTAGCGGTGAAACCAGCGCACAAGGACTGGAAAGAATGCCCAAGGTGCTTGAGTTGCATCAACCTGATTTGGTGATTTTGCTAGAAGGTGGCAATGATGTGTTGCGCAAAATCCCATTGGAAAAAACCAAAGCGAATTTGGCCGCCATGATAGGGTTGATCCAAGACAGTGGGGCCAGTGTGTTATTGGTGGGGATGCCCGAGAAAAAACTGTTTGGCGGCACCTTGCCTTTATATGAGGAACTGGCTGAACAATATCGGGTTCCGTTGCTGGATGATGTGATCGGTTCTTTATTAATGCGCGCTTCAATGAAGTCCGATTATGTGCATTTCAATGAAAAGGGGTATGCCGTTTTGGCAGAGGAAATTTATTTTGCGTTACAAGAATACGGTGCGCTTGAATAG
- a CDS encoding EAL domain-containing protein, whose product MKFFQIFYKTVFFLYLLFLTSITYAKDSIVFAVFQYRDEDKVVEQYEKLADYLSEKLDGVDVSLRVLDAKSMLDGVKNKQIDIIFVNPNLYELIRNETQLNGITATVQRSYKNQTMSSLGGVIFTRNDAKIANLYDLQGKKVAIASYNHAGGYRIPLYELKQQEVDVDDIVFDVRHQQDAVVEAVLQGEVDAGFVRTGILESWLDNNQLQLGQIRVLNQRKEERFPHLLSTNLYPEWPIIVLPGLPDDLVRDIAVALFNLRHDHPAAIQAGISGFIAPQDYLGFENLLRELRLAPYDQNPVNLQTMWEAYGFSIAVLITVFLSILISLVLTEQQRRQIFEQKQVLDKQHLIDELLLKMPNQFESMNERDFMQYVMEEIEKLTNSEISFIHFLDEEAQIIELVAWSSNTTQNYCNVSDYQTHYPVDKAGVWAEAARLKKSLVINDYASYPPKKGMPEGHAFLQRMVSLPVLEQGKVVMLAGVGNKPTDYTEKDVDVIQLICNETWRLIKEHRDRCAIQSERQKFERLLDHLGEGYMVFSHNGEAGVLNYVSAGFTSLFEQPVFAVQGQYWCEAVNWEPESIIKGQESVKRLMDQDVTQDHIMLSFFTPSGKKKTIFIHQSGVYEGNRLIFVEGLVVDITKRVLSEQKIRQAASVFNAANEGIIICNNQNEIIQVNRRFEKITGYAQEEVIGKNPSILSSGHQDGQFYKKLWNHLLLRDSWEGELWNRRKNGEVYPERLKITIIRNENNEIEYFIALMADITFEKESQRKLEKMAHYDALTGLPNRFLLSDRISQAIANSHRENVSVSVYFVDLDGFKAINDEYGHPAGDYLLKVIGDRFQKIVREGDTVARIGGDEFVLVVVNRNPSSGLDKIERRLLSSSLEPVYFEGHKLQVSSSIGVAELQPEDQFRDVGSEQLIRLADLAMYQAKELGKNRIYHHTWDSLNSEFDVLEAIERAELEVYFQPKVNFKTQFAHAFEALIRWNHPSKGFLTPIRFLDEIERQGQTIELTEFVLDQALAFLDKIKRQYGQCAISINIDSDYLLQEGLVDKLQAKFSKFPRLHYSELTLELLESSSLGDMKQAINAIFDVRRMGIKFAIDDFGTGHASLNYLKNLPVDQVKIDQEFIKGVFVDPSSVSIIEAITSMAEAFDMEVIAEGAETSEHIELLLMLGVEVIQGYAISRPMDESTTLEWLQSWQVHPRWASLKELDSWQKQVLKAKLSISSWVLNIEKHLLHDTPLNRMELSPENCKFGKWLRAKESQKIFEHEAYDRVEILHHQLHELADEVIENKTDEKLMKQQLVELKEIKANLIELLDTISVLE is encoded by the coding sequence ATGAAATTTTTTCAAATATTCTATAAGACAGTATTCTTCCTGTATCTGCTATTTCTGACATCGATAACCTATGCTAAAGACAGTATCGTGTTTGCCGTGTTCCAATATCGAGATGAGGATAAGGTGGTTGAGCAATATGAAAAACTTGCAGACTATCTGTCAGAAAAACTCGATGGCGTTGATGTCTCTTTGAGAGTTTTGGATGCAAAGTCCATGCTTGATGGCGTAAAAAACAAACAGATTGATATTATCTTTGTTAATCCTAATCTTTATGAATTGATTCGCAATGAAACCCAATTGAACGGGATTACGGCGACTGTACAGCGCTCATACAAGAATCAGACCATGTCATCTCTCGGCGGCGTCATTTTTACCCGAAACGATGCCAAGATAGCGAATCTCTATGATTTGCAAGGAAAAAAGGTGGCTATCGCTTCATACAATCATGCCGGTGGCTACCGCATTCCGCTGTATGAACTAAAACAGCAGGAGGTTGATGTTGATGACATTGTATTCGATGTTCGGCATCAACAAGATGCCGTAGTAGAAGCCGTTTTACAGGGCGAAGTTGATGCGGGGTTTGTGCGAACGGGAATTTTGGAGTCTTGGCTGGACAACAATCAGCTGCAACTTGGACAAATTCGAGTGCTTAACCAGCGTAAAGAAGAGCGCTTTCCGCATCTACTGTCTACTAACTTGTATCCTGAGTGGCCAATTATTGTCTTACCCGGGCTGCCCGACGATTTGGTTCGGGATATCGCTGTCGCTCTATTTAATCTAAGGCATGATCACCCTGCGGCGATCCAAGCCGGAATCTCCGGTTTTATCGCGCCTCAGGACTATCTCGGTTTTGAAAACCTTCTGCGGGAATTGCGGTTGGCGCCTTATGATCAGAATCCGGTTAATTTGCAGACCATGTGGGAGGCTTACGGTTTCTCCATCGCCGTGTTGATAACGGTATTTTTATCGATTCTTATCTCATTGGTTTTAACAGAGCAGCAGCGTCGACAGATTTTCGAGCAAAAACAGGTGCTTGATAAACAGCATCTGATCGATGAGCTGCTACTGAAGATGCCCAACCAATTCGAGTCCATGAATGAGCGTGATTTCATGCAATATGTTATGGAAGAAATTGAAAAGCTGACCAATTCCGAAATCAGTTTCATTCATTTCCTGGATGAGGAAGCACAGATCATCGAACTGGTCGCTTGGTCGAGCAACACCACACAGAATTATTGTAATGTGTCCGATTATCAAACACATTATCCGGTCGACAAAGCCGGTGTATGGGCGGAAGCGGCGAGGCTGAAAAAATCCCTGGTGATTAATGATTATGCTTCTTATCCACCTAAAAAAGGCATGCCTGAGGGGCACGCCTTTTTACAAAGAATGGTTTCATTGCCTGTGCTCGAACAAGGTAAGGTGGTGATGCTGGCCGGAGTCGGCAATAAACCGACGGATTACACGGAAAAGGACGTTGATGTCATTCAGTTGATTTGTAATGAAACCTGGCGTTTGATCAAAGAGCATAGGGACCGTTGTGCCATCCAATCTGAAAGACAGAAGTTCGAACGCTTACTTGACCATTTGGGTGAAGGCTACATGGTGTTTTCCCACAATGGTGAGGCAGGGGTTTTAAATTATGTTTCGGCCGGTTTTACATCCCTCTTCGAACAGCCGGTATTTGCGGTACAGGGGCAATATTGGTGTGAAGCAGTCAATTGGGAACCGGAATCGATAATAAAGGGTCAAGAATCGGTCAAGAGATTAATGGATCAAGATGTGACCCAAGACCATATTATGTTGTCGTTTTTTACGCCAAGCGGAAAGAAAAAGACCATCTTCATCCATCAAAGTGGCGTTTATGAAGGCAACCGGCTGATTTTTGTCGAGGGGTTGGTTGTCGATATCACTAAAAGAGTTCTCTCCGAGCAGAAGATACGACAAGCGGCTTCGGTATTTAATGCCGCTAACGAGGGGATTATCATTTGCAATAATCAAAACGAAATCATTCAGGTCAATCGGCGTTTTGAAAAGATCACCGGTTATGCGCAAGAAGAAGTCATTGGCAAGAATCCGAGTATTTTGAGTTCAGGCCATCAAGATGGTCAGTTTTATAAAAAACTTTGGAACCACCTGCTGTTAAGGGATTCTTGGGAAGGGGAGTTGTGGAATCGACGCAAAAACGGAGAGGTCTACCCTGAAAGGCTGAAAATAACCATCATCCGCAATGAAAATAACGAGATCGAATATTTTATAGCATTAATGGCGGATATTACCTTTGAGAAGGAATCGCAACGAAAGCTGGAAAAAATGGCCCACTATGATGCCTTGACCGGTCTGCCGAATCGCTTTTTATTGTCAGACCGTATTTCCCAAGCGATTGCCAATTCACATCGTGAAAACGTTTCCGTATCGGTCTATTTTGTTGATTTGGATGGCTTCAAGGCAATCAATGATGAATACGGTCATCCTGCCGGAGATTACTTGCTCAAGGTGATTGGTGACAGGTTTCAAAAAATTGTCCGTGAAGGCGATACGGTCGCACGAATAGGTGGGGATGAGTTCGTGTTGGTGGTGGTTAACCGTAATCCATCCTCTGGTCTGGATAAGATCGAGCGGCGTTTACTTAGCTCAAGCCTGGAACCGGTTTATTTTGAGGGTCATAAATTACAGGTTTCCAGCAGTATCGGTGTTGCCGAACTTCAGCCCGAAGACCAATTTCGTGATGTCGGTTCCGAACAATTGATCCGCTTGGCCGATTTGGCCATGTATCAGGCAAAAGAGCTCGGAAAAAACAGAATTTATCATCACACTTGGGATAGCTTAAACAGTGAGTTTGATGTACTGGAGGCGATTGAGCGTGCAGAACTGGAAGTCTATTTCCAGCCTAAAGTGAATTTTAAAACCCAGTTTGCCCATGCCTTTGAGGCGCTGATACGTTGGAACCATCCGAGTAAAGGATTCTTGACCCCAATTCGTTTTCTGGATGAGATAGAAAGGCAAGGACAAACCATTGAATTGACCGAGTTCGTGCTCGATCAGGCGTTGGCTTTTCTGGACAAAATCAAACGACAGTATGGGCAATGTGCCATCAGCATCAATATTGATAGCGACTATCTTCTGCAAGAAGGGTTGGTTGACAAGCTACAGGCTAAATTCAGCAAGTTTCCGCGATTGCATTATTCCGAGTTGACCTTGGAACTTTTGGAAAGTTCGTCGCTCGGGGATATGAAACAAGCGATCAATGCGATTTTTGATGTACGGCGCATGGGAATCAAGTTCGCTATCGATGACTTTGGAACGGGTCATGCCTCTCTCAATTACCTGAAAAATCTTCCAGTTGATCAAGTTAAAATCGATCAGGAGTTTATCAAAGGCGTTTTTGTCGACCCCAGTAGCGTAAGCATCATTGAAGCCATTACATCCATGGCCGAAGCGTTCGATATGGAAGTCATTGCCGAGGGTGCAGAGACCAGCGAGCATATCGAGTTGTTATTGATGCTTGGTGTTGAGGTGATTCAAGGCTATGCCATCAGTCGGCCGATGGATGAAAGTACGACGCTGGAATGGTTGCAATCATGGCAAGTGCATCCACGTTGGGCTTCCTTGAAAGAACTGGACTCATGGCAAAAACAGGTTCTGAAAGCCAAACTTTCAATCAGCTCATGGGTTCTGAATATAGAAAAACATTTGCTGCATGATACGCCATTGAACCGCATGGAGTTGTCTCCGGAAAACTGTAAATTCGGTAAATGGCTTAGAGCAAAAGAATCGCAGAAAATATTCGAACACGAGGCCTATGACCGTGTTGAAATCCTCCATCATCAGTTGCACGAATTGGCAGATGAGGTGATTGAAAATAAAACCGATGAAAAGCTCATGAAGCAGCAATTAGTCGAGCTGAAGGAAATCAAAGCGAATTTGATTGAGTTGCTTGATACCATCAGTGTGCTCGAGTGA
- a CDS encoding NAD(P)/FAD-dependent oxidoreductase has translation MLNITILGSGFAALTAIKRIRKLTPSANITVIAPKEEFLYYPSLIWIPSGLRKGDDLRINLHNFYNRQRVQYVEASVENVVENGRKVITSAGDFKNDGLIIATGGRFIKKLPGIEHAITPCEGIDAANQIKQRLEQMDGGTIAIGFGGNPKEPAAMRGGPMFEFLFGIDNMLRQQGRREKFKLVFFNPAPEPGKRLGPNVPAKITEMMHKQGIETKLGHKMVGFEENLVKTEGEEFHADLILFMPGMTGPAWLANSDLPQSEGGMIKANMYTQVEGHQNTFVVGDAGSFPGPDWQAKQAHAADLQAKVAAHNLVQTLNGQDNLQSFKHELVCIVDTLSHGILIKRSEKGCMMLPPCRLMHWAKRAFEWFYLRQYR, from the coding sequence ATGTTAAACATTACGATTCTAGGCAGTGGCTTTGCTGCCTTGACCGCAATCAAGCGCATCCGAAAATTGACGCCGTCCGCAAATATCACCGTTATCGCCCCTAAAGAAGAATTCCTTTATTACCCTAGCTTGATCTGGATTCCTTCAGGCCTGAGAAAAGGTGATGACCTGCGTATCAATTTGCACAATTTCTATAATCGTCAGCGAGTGCAATATGTGGAAGCCAGTGTCGAAAACGTGGTCGAGAATGGTCGTAAGGTAATCACTTCAGCCGGCGATTTCAAAAACGATGGTTTGATTATCGCTACTGGCGGTCGCTTTATCAAAAAACTGCCGGGCATCGAGCATGCCATTACCCCATGTGAAGGTATAGATGCAGCCAATCAGATAAAACAGCGCCTCGAACAGATGGATGGCGGGACCATTGCAATCGGCTTTGGCGGCAACCCCAAAGAGCCAGCGGCGATGCGCGGCGGGCCTATGTTTGAATTCCTTTTCGGCATCGACAATATGCTCAGACAACAAGGACGCCGTGAAAAGTTCAAACTGGTGTTCTTTAACCCGGCTCCCGAACCGGGCAAACGTCTCGGGCCGAATGTTCCGGCTAAAATCACCGAGATGATGCATAAACAAGGCATCGAAACCAAGCTCGGTCATAAAATGGTCGGCTTTGAAGAAAACCTGGTGAAAACCGAAGGCGAAGAGTTTCATGCCGATTTGATTCTGTTTATGCCGGGCATGACCGGCCCCGCGTGGTTGGCCAATAGTGACTTGCCGCAATCCGAAGGCGGTATGATCAAAGCCAATATGTATACTCAGGTAGAAGGTCATCAGAATACCTTTGTTGTCGGTGATGCCGGCAGCTTCCCGGGCCCTGACTGGCAAGCCAAACAAGCTCACGCAGCCGATCTGCAAGCCAAGGTGGCGGCACACAATCTTGTACAGACATTAAACGGTCAAGATAATCTGCAAAGTTTCAAACATGAACTGGTTTGTATTGTCGATACCCTAAGCCACGGCATCCTCATCAAACGCAGTGAAAAAGGCTGCATGATGTTACCGCCCTGCCGTTTAATGCATTGGGCAAAACGCGCCTTTGAATGGTTCTACCTGCGCCAATACCGCTAA